One window from the genome of Gimesia aquarii encodes:
- a CDS encoding SDR family oxidoreductase: MSSKVVLVTAAGSGMGAAIARKLADLDYKVAILSSSGKGEALATELGGIGITGSNRDTADLKRLVDTAMDTFGRIDAVVNSAGHGPKGKILEISDEDWHLAMDVYLLNVVRIARLVTPILKANGGGPIVNISTFAAFEPEPAFPTSGAFRASLAAFTKLFADEYAKDNIRMNNILPGFIDSLPEKEEFLNRIPLGRYGTTDEVSETVAFLLSDGAKYITGQNIRVDGGITRSV, from the coding sequence ATGAGCTCTAAAGTTGTATTAGTCACAGCCGCAGGAAGCGGCATGGGAGCTGCCATTGCCCGCAAACTAGCTGATTTGGATTACAAAGTTGCGATCTTGTCTTCCTCAGGAAAGGGTGAAGCCCTTGCAACAGAATTAGGAGGCATAGGGATCACAGGATCAAATCGAGATACGGCTGATCTCAAACGCCTCGTAGATACCGCTATGGATACATTTGGAAGAATTGATGCAGTCGTCAATAGTGCTGGTCATGGGCCAAAAGGAAAGATTCTCGAAATCAGTGATGAGGATTGGCACTTGGCGATGGATGTGTATTTGCTCAATGTCGTTCGCATCGCGCGGCTGGTGACACCGATCCTTAAAGCCAATGGCGGTGGCCCGATTGTGAATATCTCTACCTTCGCTGCCTTTGAACCCGAACCGGCGTTTCCCACTTCTGGTGCGTTTCGTGCCAGCCTCGCTGCCTTCACGAAACTCTTCGCAGATGAATACGCAAAGGACAATATCCGCATGAATAATATTCTACCAGGATTTATTGATAGTCTCCCTGAAAAAGAAGAGTTTCTCAACCGCATTCCTCTAGGCCGATATGGTACAACTGATGAAGTTTCAGAAACCGTCGCTTTTCTTCTCTCCGACGGAGCAAAATACATTACCGGACAAAACATTCGTGTGGACGGAGGAATCACGCGATCAGTCTGA